A genomic stretch from Telopea speciosissima isolate NSW1024214 ecotype Mountain lineage chromosome 7, Tspe_v1, whole genome shotgun sequence includes:
- the LOC122667883 gene encoding uncharacterized protein LOC122667883, producing the protein MAALISCIFSSSTLLSMGLYHLICTTRNHLKSPRDYTAKPYHPFPPASSSSTLKHIQLYLLILYLLLALGHQLLTSSDSDPLIKGHTPVHRFSSLQSAAVLFLFLILSISLLLSSTTSLLPIPSDLFFAIASVVFFLHYYISSAAASFQISDLQAKCDSVSSWISAASALLCLLLACQPRLFIADVGFGASICLQGLWALQTGLSLYVEAFIPEGCHRLLDVVNGVEGSTKCDLEESRFRAVAILDLAFVVHVTFVLVTVIGVYAAIAKSVGLKRLGSYEALPTMSSGGGDSNHNHVQMKALAGTQA; encoded by the coding sequence atGGCAGCCCTGATTTCCTGCATCTTCTCCTCTTCGACGCTGCTGTCAATGGGGCTCTACCACCTCATCTGCACCACCCGAAACCACCTAAAGTCCCCTCGAGACTACACCGCAAAGCCCTACCACCCCTTCCCCCCTGCCTCCTCCTCTTCAACCCTGAAGCACATCCAGCTCTACCTGCTCATCCTCTACCTCTTGCTGGCCTTGGGTCACCAACTCCTCACTTCCTCCGACTCCGACCCACTCATCAAAGGTCACACCCCAGTCCACCGTTTCTCCTCCCTGCAGTCCGCCGCCGTGCTCTTCCTATTcctcatcctctccatctcGCTCCTCCTTTCCTCCACCACCTCCCTCCTCCCCATCCCCTCAGACCTCTTCTTCGCAATAGCCTctgttgtcttcttccttcactACTATATCTCCTCCGCCGCCGCCTCCTTCCAGATCTCCGATCTCCAGGCCAAATGCGACTCCGTCTCCTCCTGGATTTCTGCTGCCTCTGCCCTCCTCTGCCTCCTCCTCGCTTGCCAGCCCAGATTGTTCATCGCCGATGTGGGTTTCGGCGCTTCCATCTGTCTCCAGGGGCTCTGGGCTTTGCAGACTGGTTTGTCGCTTTATGTCGAGGCTTTCATCCCCGAGGGTTGTCATCGTCTCTTGGATGTCGTCAATGGGGTCGAGGGTTCCACCAAATGTGATCTAGAGGAGTCTAGGTTTAGGGCCGTTGCTATTCTGGATCTCGCATTTGTGGTTCATGTCACTTTTGTTCTCGTCACCGTCATTGGTGTTTATGCAGCCATAGCTAAGAGCGTTGGTTTGAAAAGGCTTGGCTCCTATGAGGCATTGCCCACTATGTCCTCCGGAGGCGGAGATTCCAATCACAATCACGTCCAGATGAAGGCTTTGGCGGGAACGCAAGCCTGA